In Brevundimonas sp. SGAir0440, one DNA window encodes the following:
- a CDS encoding type II secretion system F family protein, with protein MESFIRFITDPQNLLSIGVGVLVFATVVTLLSSMTGGVALDKRMKAVAERRDDLKRRSRANMAGGQGALRHTDDGFKKRIVDRLNLSKLLEDPKVAGQMVQAGYRGPRPLTTFYFFRFTSPFIFMIVAAFYLFVIKVVDWPTMNKVTATMAAAVAGFYAPNIYLKNRIDKRRASIMQAFPDALDLLLICVEAGMSIEAAIAKVSQEMGPSSIDLAEELSLLSAELSYLPDRRMAYENLGKRTNHPGVKSVATAMTQAETYGTPLATALRVMAKENRDLRMSAAEKKASALPAKLTVPMILFFLPVLFIVILGPAILNVIDMMKDGR; from the coding sequence ATGGAAAGCTTCATCCGTTTCATCACCGACCCGCAGAACCTGCTCAGCATCGGCGTGGGTGTGCTGGTCTTCGCCACGGTCGTCACCCTGTTGTCGTCGATGACGGGTGGGGTTGCGCTGGACAAGCGAATGAAGGCGGTTGCGGAACGCCGCGACGACCTGAAGCGCCGGTCACGCGCGAACATGGCCGGCGGTCAGGGGGCGCTGCGTCACACCGACGACGGGTTCAAGAAGCGGATTGTGGATCGGCTGAATCTGTCCAAGCTTCTGGAAGATCCCAAAGTCGCTGGTCAGATGGTGCAGGCCGGTTATCGCGGGCCGCGTCCGCTGACGACCTTCTACTTCTTCCGCTTTACCTCGCCCTTCATCTTCATGATCGTGGCGGCGTTTTATCTGTTCGTGATCAAGGTCGTGGACTGGCCCACGATGAACAAGGTGACCGCGACCATGGCGGCGGCGGTCGCGGGCTTCTATGCGCCGAACATTTATTTAAAAAATCGGATCGACAAGCGCCGCGCCTCGATCATGCAGGCGTTCCCTGACGCGCTGGACCTTCTGCTGATCTGTGTCGAGGCGGGCATGTCGATCGAGGCGGCGATCGCCAAGGTCAGCCAGGAAATGGGGCCGTCTTCGATCGATCTGGCCGAGGAACTGTCGCTGCTGTCGGCGGAGTTGAGCTATCTGCCCGACCGTCGCATGGCCTATGAAAACCTGGGCAAGCGGACCAACCACCCCGGCGTCAAGTCGGTCGCGACCGCAATGACGCAGGCCGAGACCTATGGCACGCCGCTGGCCACCGCTCTGCGCGTCATGGCGAAGGAAAATCGCGATTTGCGGATGTCCGCCGCAGAGAAAAAGGCCTCGGCGCTGCCGGCCAAACTGACCGTGCCGATGATCCTGTTCTTCCTGCCGGTCCTGTTCATCGTCATCCTGGGTCCGGCGATCCTGAACGTCATCGACATGATGAAGGACGGGCGTTAA
- a CDS encoding SRPBCC domain-containing protein → MDDTRIEKRVGVQATSDRIWDLVADLSGWGAWNPIDRDVSGAIAYGGRLSMTEAWPDMAERQSAAQVVEWQPRARLVWAERRGFLFQSLRYIQIEELAPGNCIVAIGIRFSGIRGELFHDKHRPAIKAAFESAAHGLKAAAERA, encoded by the coding sequence ATGGATGACACTCGCATCGAAAAACGCGTCGGCGTTCAGGCGACCTCGGACCGCATCTGGGATCTGGTCGCGGACCTGTCCGGCTGGGGCGCCTGGAACCCGATCGACAGGGACGTCTCGGGCGCCATCGCCTATGGCGGCCGCCTGAGCATGACCGAGGCGTGGCCGGACATGGCCGAACGCCAGTCGGCGGCCCAGGTGGTGGAATGGCAGCCGCGCGCACGGCTGGTCTGGGCCGAACGGCGCGGCTTCCTGTTCCAGAGCCTGCGTTACATCCAGATCGAGGAGTTGGCGCCCGGCAACTGCATCGTCGCCATCGGCATCCGCTTCTCGGGCATTCGCGGCGAGCTGTTCCATGACAAGCATCGCCCGGCGATCAAGGCGGCGTTCGAAAGCGCCGCCCATGGGTTGAAGGCGGCGGCGGAGCGCGCTTAA
- a CDS encoding amidohydrolase, giving the protein MIADHLRSLGLEVRTGVGKTGVIGVLRGARPGRTVALRADMDALPVQEATGLDFASSTTGTYMGNTVPVAHACGHDMHMAMLMGAAEVLAGVKDRIAGTVVFVFQPAEEGAPPGEPKGGAALMIAEGALDDPKPEAIFGLHVVPGRPGSVFYRPEGFMAASDRVDIRLKGKQTHGAWP; this is encoded by the coding sequence GTGATCGCCGACCATCTGCGATCGCTGGGGCTGGAAGTGCGCACCGGGGTCGGCAAGACGGGCGTGATCGGCGTGTTGCGCGGCGCACGGCCGGGCCGGACGGTGGCCCTGCGCGCCGATATGGACGCCCTGCCGGTTCAGGAGGCGACGGGCCTCGACTTCGCCTCGAGCACGACCGGGACCTATATGGGCAATACGGTGCCGGTGGCCCACGCCTGCGGCCACGACATGCATATGGCCATGCTGATGGGCGCGGCCGAGGTGCTGGCCGGTGTGAAGGACCGGATCGCCGGCACGGTGGTCTTCGTCTTCCAGCCGGCCGAGGAGGGCGCGCCTCCGGGAGAGCCCAAGGGCGGCGCGGCCCTGATGATCGCCGAAGGGGCGCTGGACGATCCCAAACCTGAGGCCATCTTCGGCCTGCACGTCGTGCCGGGCCGTCCGGGCAGCGTCTTCTATCGGCCGGAAGGTTTTATGGCCGCCTCCGACCGCGTGGACATCCGGCTGAAGGGCAAGCAGACGCACGGCGCCTGGCCCTAG
- a CDS encoding M20/M25/M40 family metallo-hydrolase produces MIAVAGQVVETVNTLTARTVDPTTTPTVFTIATINAGVRYNIIPDSATLSGTLRTFDTDQRDALVARAETAIDHVAEAYGATAEFGVRQNAALVFNDPGLSAWLAPVLTEAAGAGNVNPATPPTTVAEDFSYFQQVIPGVFYHLGASPDGVDPATSAPNHSPEFSPNEKVLPLGVKTQVLTALRFLERS; encoded by the coding sequence GTGATCGCTGTGGCTGGCCAGGTGGTCGAGACGGTCAACACCCTGACCGCCCGCACGGTCGATCCGACCACGACCCCGACCGTCTTCACCATCGCCACGATCAACGCCGGTGTCCGCTACAACATCATCCCCGACAGCGCGACGCTGTCGGGCACCCTGCGCACCTTCGATACGGACCAGCGCGACGCCCTGGTCGCCCGCGCCGAAACCGCCATCGACCATGTCGCCGAGGCCTACGGCGCCACCGCCGAGTTCGGCGTCAGACAGAACGCCGCCCTGGTGTTCAACGACCCCGGCCTGTCCGCCTGGCTGGCCCCGGTTTTGACCGAGGCGGCGGGCGCGGGGAACGTCAACCCCGCCACGCCTCCGACCACGGTGGCCGAGGACTTCAGCTATTTTCAGCAGGTCATCCCCGGCGTCTTCTACCATCTCGGCGCCAGTCCCGACGGCGTCGATCCCGCGACCTCCGCGCCCAACCACTCGCCGGAGTTCTCACCCAACGAGAAGGTCCTGCCGCTGGGGGTGAAGACGCAAGTGCTGACGGCGCTGCGGTTCCTGGAGCGGAGTTAG
- the dapE gene encoding succinyl-diaminopimelate desuccinylase: MSRASTPVIDPVELTRDLIRIPSVTPADEGAMDVLERHLTALGFTCRRLAFEGPGGEGVHARIENLYARRGTASPNLCFAGHTDVVPTGPSDQWSSQPFNAEVRDGVLYGRGAVDMKGGIAAWVAAVSQVIADREPAGSLSFLITGDEEGPALHGTKRVVEALAAEGELIDACVVGEPSSSQQLGDMIKVGRRGSLNTWITVHGKQGHVAYPERAANPAPVIAKLMARLNDHVLDEGYENFPPSNLEITTIDIGNPATNIIPAQATARLNIRFNPSHTGDALIDWLNREAGAMQAETGLQITLEHLCSGEAFLTEPGAFVEAVQDAVEAVAGRRPEASTTGGTSDARFIRALCPVLELGLIGQTMHQIDERVPTAELETLTAVYRRVIETVFERL; the protein is encoded by the coding sequence ATGAGCCGCGCATCAACTCCCGTTATCGATCCTGTCGAACTGACCCGCGACCTGATCCGCATTCCCTCCGTCACGCCCGCCGACGAAGGGGCGATGGATGTGCTGGAACGGCATCTGACGGCGCTGGGCTTCACCTGCCGCCGCCTGGCTTTCGAGGGACCGGGGGGCGAAGGCGTTCATGCGCGGATCGAGAACCTGTACGCCCGGCGCGGGACCGCCTCGCCCAACCTCTGTTTCGCCGGCCATACGGATGTGGTTCCGACTGGCCCGTCGGACCAGTGGTCGTCGCAACCCTTCAACGCCGAGGTCCGAGACGGCGTCCTGTACGGTCGCGGCGCGGTGGACATGAAGGGCGGGATCGCCGCCTGGGTCGCCGCCGTGTCCCAGGTCATCGCGGACCGCGAACCCGCCGGCTCCCTCTCCTTCCTGATCACCGGCGACGAGGAAGGCCCGGCGCTGCATGGCACCAAGCGCGTGGTCGAGGCCCTGGCCGCCGAGGGCGAGCTCATCGACGCCTGCGTCGTTGGCGAACCCTCGTCGTCGCAGCAGCTGGGCGACATGATCAAGGTCGGGCGGCGCGGCTCGCTGAACACCTGGATCACCGTGCATGGCAAACAGGGCCACGTCGCCTATCCGGAACGGGCCGCCAACCCGGCCCCGGTGATCGCAAAACTGATGGCCCGCCTGAACGACCACGTTCTGGATGAAGGTTACGAGAATTTCCCTCCGTCGAACCTTGAAATCACCACCATCGACATCGGCAATCCGGCCACCAATATCATCCCGGCCCAGGCGACGGCGCGGCTGAACATCCGCTTCAACCCCAGCCACACCGGCGACGCCCTGATCGACTGGCTGAACCGCGAGGCCGGGGCCATGCAGGCCGAGACCGGGCTTCAGATCACCCTGGAGCACCTGTGCTCGGGCGAGGCCTTTCTGACCGAGCCGGGCGCCTTCGTGGAGGCGGTTCAGGACGCGGTCGAGGCCGTGGCGGGCCGCCGCCCCGAAGCCTCCACCACCGGCGGCACCTCCGACGCCCGCTTCATCCGCGCCCTGTGCCCGGTCCTGGAACTGGGCCTGATCGGCCAGACCATGCACCAGATCGACGAACGCGTGCCGACGGCGGAGCTGGAGACGCTGACGGCCGTCTATCGTCGGGTGATCGAGACGGTGTTTGAGCGGTTGTAG
- a CDS encoding MFS transporter has translation MVAVLAIQIQSSALLWQVYEIARRDHPIEEASLYLGLVGLCQFLPLLAFTLPAGAMADRRDRKRTVWISILVEAACAGSFLAMALHGNPPLWGLLAVAALFGAARAFLAPASQAFLPMVVGRKALPPAIAAQSIAFQTGAIAGPALGGVIVGVNVPLAYAVSLGMFLLAVAAFILIRTSGKPAPQANPLSPVDSVKEGLAYVWKTKIVLGAISLDLVVVLLAGVALLTPIFARDILHVGPQGFGLLRASFGVGAMVMAIYLSRYPIRQNGGRWMFAAVAVFGLCTITFGLSRIVWLSGLALFIGGAADMISVNVRQTLIQLATPDHMRGRVSSVSMLFIGASNELGEAYSGVMVRLLGAVGAAVFGGFGALAATGAWATMFPGLRKADRLT, from the coding sequence GTGGTGGCGGTGCTGGCGATCCAGATCCAGTCCTCGGCCCTGTTGTGGCAGGTCTATGAGATCGCCCGGCGGGATCATCCGATCGAGGAGGCCAGCCTGTATCTGGGGCTGGTGGGGCTGTGTCAGTTCTTGCCGCTTCTGGCCTTCACCCTGCCGGCCGGGGCGATGGCGGATCGGCGCGATAGAAAGCGCACGGTGTGGATCTCTATTCTGGTCGAGGCGGCCTGCGCGGGGTCGTTCCTGGCCATGGCCCTGCATGGCAACCCGCCGCTGTGGGGTCTGCTGGCGGTTGCGGCCCTGTTCGGCGCGGCGCGGGCGTTTCTGGCGCCGGCCAGCCAAGCCTTCCTGCCGATGGTGGTGGGACGCAAGGCCCTGCCGCCGGCCATTGCGGCCCAGTCCATCGCGTTTCAGACCGGGGCCATCGCCGGCCCGGCCCTGGGCGGGGTGATCGTGGGGGTCAACGTGCCCCTGGCCTATGCGGTGTCGCTGGGCATGTTCCTGCTGGCCGTCGCGGCCTTCATTCTGATCCGCACCAGCGGCAAGCCCGCCCCCCAAGCCAATCCGCTGTCGCCGGTCGACTCGGTGAAAGAGGGGCTGGCCTATGTGTGGAAGACCAAGATCGTGCTGGGCGCCATTTCGCTGGATCTGGTGGTGGTGCTGCTGGCGGGCGTGGCGCTGCTGACGCCGATCTTCGCGCGCGACATCCTGCATGTCGGGCCGCAGGGGTTCGGCCTGTTGCGGGCGTCCTTCGGCGTGGGGGCCATGGTCATGGCCATCTATCTGAGCCGCTATCCGATCCGCCAGAACGGCGGGCGCTGGATGTTCGCGGCGGTGGCGGTGTTCGGCCTGTGCACCATCACCTTCGGCCTGTCGCGCATCGTTTGGCTGTCGGGCCTGGCCCTGTTCATCGGCGGGGCGGCGGACATGATCAGCGTCAATGTGCGCCAGACCCTGATCCAGCTGGCCACACCCGATCACATGCGCGGCCGGGTGTCGTCGGTGTCCATGCTGTTCATCGGCGCCTCGAACGAACTGGGCGAGGCCTATTCCGGCGTCATGGTCCGGCTGCTGGGCGCGGTCGGCGCGGCGGTGTTCGGCGGGTTCGGCGCCCTGGCCGCGACCGGGGCCTGGGCGACGATGTTCCCGGGGCTGAGGAAGGCGGATCGGTTGACGTGA
- a CDS encoding 2'-deoxycytidine 5'-triphosphate deaminase: MSSFQAPRPGILPAQSIETLIATGAVTSDTPFDHDQVQPASLDLRLSDQAWRVRASFLPGRRKVEDRIADVAMHAIEITEAGVVLEKGCVYIVRLQERLKLPQGLIARANPKSSTGRVDVFVRLLTDQGASFDDVAEGYDGPLYMEVAPQTFSILVRPGTRLNQLRLKAGDPPKLETRSVGVDLQGGDIVGFRGRRHAGVVDLDHIDGHDPRDFWEPLSLRRGELLLDPGEFYILASSDDVEIPVDQAAEMTPIDPSVGEFRVHYAGFFDPGFGTDEAHGAGSKGVLEVRTHDTPFLLEHGQIVARLVYEPLTERPSRLYGESGSHYQNQGLKLSKHFKAW; the protein is encoded by the coding sequence ATGAGTTCCTTCCAAGCGCCCCGTCCCGGCATCCTGCCCGCCCAGTCCATCGAGACATTGATCGCCACAGGCGCCGTCACGTCCGACACGCCCTTCGACCACGACCAGGTCCAGCCGGCCAGTCTGGACCTGCGGCTGTCGGATCAGGCCTGGCGCGTCCGCGCCTCCTTCCTGCCCGGCCGGCGCAAGGTCGAGGACCGCATCGCCGACGTGGCGATGCACGCCATCGAGATCACCGAGGCGGGCGTCGTGCTGGAAAAGGGCTGCGTCTATATCGTGCGCCTCCAGGAGCGGCTGAAACTGCCCCAAGGCCTGATCGCCCGCGCCAATCCGAAAAGCTCCACCGGACGCGTCGATGTCTTCGTGCGTCTGCTGACGGATCAGGGCGCCAGCTTCGATGATGTGGCCGAGGGTTATGACGGCCCGCTCTATATGGAGGTCGCGCCCCAGACCTTCTCCATCCTGGTCCGTCCCGGCACGCGCCTGAACCAGTTGCGCCTCAAGGCCGGCGATCCGCCCAAGCTGGAAACCCGCTCGGTCGGCGTCGATCTGCAGGGCGGCGACATCGTCGGCTTCCGCGGGCGTCGCCATGCGGGCGTGGTCGATCTGGACCACATCGACGGCCACGACCCGCGCGACTTCTGGGAGCCGCTGAGCCTGCGCCGTGGCGAACTGCTGCTGGATCCGGGCGAGTTCTACATCCTGGCCTCGTCCGACGACGTCGAAATCCCGGTCGATCAGGCCGCCGAAATGACGCCCATCGATCCGTCGGTCGGCGAGTTCCGCGTCCACTACGCCGGCTTCTTCGACCCCGGCTTCGGCACCGACGAGGCGCACGGCGCGGGCTCGAAAGGCGTGCTGGAGGTCCGCACCCACGACACGCCGTTCCTGCTGGAACATGGCCAGATCGTCGCCCGCCTGGTGTACGAGCCCCTGACCGAACGGCCCAGCCGTCTGTATGGCGAAAGCGGCAGCCACTACCAGAACCAGGGCCTGAAGCTGTCGAAGCATTTCAAGGCGTGGTGA
- the apaG gene encoding Co2+/Mg2+ efflux protein ApaG — MHEGPAYTAETNGILIRVRPSYLAGQSDPDEGRWVWAYQIEIVNLTGSTVQLMARRWTITDGHGHVEEVRGPGVVGEQPVIEPGGSYAYASGCPLGTDSGSMVGAYYMTDADGRSFEAQIPAFSLDTPDARRVLN; from the coding sequence ATGCACGAGGGTCCTGCCTATACCGCCGAGACGAACGGCATCCTGATCCGGGTCCGGCCCAGCTATCTGGCGGGCCAGTCCGATCCCGACGAAGGCCGCTGGGTCTGGGCCTACCAGATCGAGATCGTGAACCTGACGGGATCGACGGTGCAGCTGATGGCGCGTCGATGGACCATCACCGACGGCCACGGCCATGTCGAAGAGGTGCGCGGCCCCGGTGTCGTCGGCGAACAGCCGGTGATCGAACCGGGCGGCAGCTACGCCTATGCGTCGGGCTGTCCGCTCGGCACCGACAGCGGCTCGATGGTGGGCGCCTATTATATGACGGATGCGGATGGGCGCAGTTTCGAGGCGCAGATTCCGGCGTTCTCGCTGGATACGCCGGATGCGCGGCGGGTGCTAAACTGA
- a CDS encoding GcrA family cell cycle regulator — protein sequence MTAGWTDDRVGALKKLWLEGQSASQIAKQLGGGVTRNAVIGKVHRLGLSGRAAPSQPARTVAATFRTARPRPAPAAPAQQPSAPRRLEAVQPKPVEPAAPVPAPIPDLPGTATVMTLGAHMCKWPIGDPSSREFSFCGRRSSEGVYCVEHARVAYQPQVRRGSKESGSDLARSLRRYI from the coding sequence ATGACCGCAGGCTGGACCGACGACCGCGTAGGCGCGCTAAAGAAGCTCTGGCTTGAGGGCCAGTCCGCGAGCCAGATCGCCAAACAACTGGGCGGCGGGGTCACCCGCAACGCCGTGATCGGCAAGGTGCACCGTCTGGGCCTGTCGGGCCGGGCCGCCCCGTCGCAACCGGCGCGCACCGTCGCCGCGACCTTCCGCACCGCGCGTCCGCGCCCGGCGCCGGCCGCTCCGGCGCAGCAACCCTCGGCCCCGCGCCGTCTGGAAGCCGTCCAGCCCAAGCCGGTCGAACCCGCAGCCCCCGTCCCCGCCCCGATCCCGGACCTGCCGGGCACGGCGACCGTGATGACCCTGGGCGCCCACATGTGCAAATGGCCGATCGGAGACCCGTCGTCGCGCGAGTTCAGCTTCTGCGGCCGCCGCTCGTCGGAAGGCGTCTATTGCGTCGAACACGCCCGCGTCGCCTACCAGCCGCAAGTCCGTCGCGGCTCCAAGGAAAGCGGTTCCGACCTGGCCCGCAGCCTGCGGCGTTACATCTAA
- a CDS encoding ABC transporter permease: MTDTHDLISTRPAGLPQPRRYPGINWVGVQTLYLREVRRFWKVGAQTVAAPVVTTLLYMLVFVVALQNARPPLHGTPFALFVAPGLIMMAMLNNAFANASSSLIQAKIMGTATDFLTPPLSPLELTLGFTLGAATRGLAVGLVTAICVLPFAPLGIANIFAIIWFALAACFIMGMTGVLAGLWSEKFDHLSAVQNFIVMPMTFLSGTFYLVENLPEPFRALSRYNPFFYLIDGFRYGFIGHAESHLTVGVIGSAVLMAVMGVVCWLVFRSGWRLKS, encoded by the coding sequence ATGACCGATACGCACGATCTGATCTCCACCCGGCCTGCCGGCCTGCCGCAGCCGCGTCGCTATCCGGGGATCAACTGGGTCGGGGTGCAGACCCTGTATCTGCGCGAGGTGCGGCGCTTCTGGAAGGTGGGCGCCCAGACGGTCGCGGCGCCGGTCGTCACGACGCTGCTCTATATGCTGGTGTTCGTGGTGGCGCTTCAGAACGCGCGGCCGCCGCTGCACGGCACGCCGTTCGCCCTGTTCGTCGCGCCCGGCCTGATCATGATGGCCATGTTGAACAACGCCTTCGCCAACGCCTCGTCCAGCCTGATCCAGGCCAAGATCATGGGTACCGCGACCGACTTCCTGACCCCGCCGCTCAGCCCGCTGGAGCTGACGCTGGGCTTTACGCTGGGCGCCGCGACGCGCGGCCTGGCGGTCGGTCTGGTGACGGCGATCTGCGTGCTGCCGTTCGCGCCTTTGGGCATAGCCAACATCTTCGCCATCATCTGGTTCGCCCTGGCCGCCTGTTTCATCATGGGCATGACCGGCGTGCTGGCGGGGCTGTGGAGCGAGAAGTTCGACCACCTGTCGGCGGTCCAGAACTTCATCGTCATGCCGATGACCTTCCTGTCGGGCACCTTCTATCTGGTCGAGAACCTGCCCGAGCCGTTCCGGGCGCTGAGCCGCTACAATCCTTTCTTCTATCTGATCGACGGCTTCCGCTACGGCTTCATCGGCCATGCCGAGAGCCATCTGACGGTCGGCGTCATAGGGTCGGCCGTGCTGATGGCCGTCATGGGCGTGGTCTGCTGGCTGGTGTTCCGCTCGGGCTGGCGTCTTAAGAGCTAG
- a CDS encoding M28 family metallopeptidase — MLFRSLVAATALFAATSAFEPAFAQEATPQAGDRPDIAAGAAQFIKPTNAERTQVLVGFLTTLGFTPEIQTFEGGNQATGPMEGANVVVTVGEGDKDIVLTAHYDAVKLRDGTLSQGIVDNVGSVMAMMEAAKTLDMALEGQPVAHRFVFVFTDQEELGLLGAKAFLEKHGKDRIAAVINADVAAYGQTVMYGENNGPQSAFVLETLRGLCAERGFDCMPYPTYPPSDDRAFSAAGVPVVSMGTQDAVGAHQMWLAFNGGKDNGLKEGFVPPVFQRIHSTEDKLSYLKGVDVARFGLFIADLGLALDKKLVEIQAKNAAVAAETAPTETTPASPATTPGGE, encoded by the coding sequence ATGCTGTTTCGTTCGCTCGTCGCCGCCACGGCCCTGTTCGCCGCCACATCCGCTTTTGAGCCTGCCTTCGCTCAGGAAGCGACGCCCCAGGCCGGCGACCGCCCCGACATCGCCGCCGGCGCCGCCCAGTTCATCAAGCCCACCAACGCCGAGCGGACCCAGGTTCTGGTCGGTTTCCTGACGACGCTGGGCTTCACGCCCGAAATCCAGACCTTCGAAGGCGGCAACCAGGCCACCGGCCCGATGGAAGGCGCCAATGTCGTCGTCACGGTGGGCGAGGGCGACAAGGATATCGTCCTGACCGCCCACTATGACGCGGTGAAGCTGCGCGACGGGACGCTGTCGCAGGGCATCGTCGACAACGTCGGCTCAGTCATGGCGATGATGGAGGCGGCCAAGACGCTGGATATGGCGCTGGAAGGCCAGCCGGTCGCCCACCGCTTCGTCTTTGTCTTCACCGACCAGGAAGAGCTGGGCCTTCTGGGCGCCAAGGCCTTCCTTGAGAAACACGGCAAGGACCGGATCGCCGCCGTCATCAACGCCGATGTCGCCGCCTATGGCCAGACGGTCATGTATGGCGAGAACAATGGGCCGCAATCGGCCTTCGTGCTGGAGACGCTGCGCGGCCTGTGCGCCGAACGCGGCTTCGACTGCATGCCCTATCCGACCTATCCGCCCAGCGACGACCGCGCCTTCTCGGCCGCCGGCGTGCCGGTGGTGTCGATGGGCACCCAGGATGCGGTCGGCGCCCACCAGATGTGGCTGGCGTTCAACGGCGGCAAGGACAACGGCCTGAAGGAAGGCTTCGTCCCGCCCGTCTTCCAGCGCATCCATTCGACCGAGGACAAGCTGTCATATCTGAAGGGCGTCGATGTCGCCCGTTTCGGCCTTTTCATTGCCGATCTCGGCCTGGCCTTGGACAAGAAGCTGGTCGAAATCCAGGCCAAGAACGCAGCAGTCGCCGCCGAAACTGCCCCGACCGAAACAACGCCGGCGTCCCCGGCGACGACGCCCGGCGGCGAGTGA
- a CDS encoding YcxB family protein gives MTTVIEVRGVQPTPKEGRAAIKAWPVVRRWANLPVLFLGGAMLATIAVCLGLPLEWTGWIVGLQLVGLYGFIGLSILAHSSVMAAARRSPIAQRPTDWRIDDRGLALSGVDFETRIGWRNLVAVVEDKDRLIFAASPNTNFILPLRVLETDQRQALRVLIADVRARGVLGAGVD, from the coding sequence GTGACGACGGTCATCGAGGTTCGCGGCGTCCAGCCGACGCCGAAGGAAGGTCGGGCGGCCATCAAGGCGTGGCCCGTCGTTCGGCGCTGGGCGAACCTGCCCGTCTTGTTCCTCGGCGGCGCCATGTTGGCGACTATCGCCGTCTGCCTCGGCCTGCCCCTGGAGTGGACCGGCTGGATCGTCGGCCTGCAGTTGGTCGGGCTGTATGGCTTTATCGGGCTGTCGATCCTGGCGCATTCCAGCGTCATGGCGGCGGCGCGCCGGTCGCCGATCGCGCAGAGGCCAACCGACTGGCGCATTGATGACAGGGGTCTGGCGCTGTCGGGTGTGGATTTCGAAACCCGCATCGGCTGGCGCAATCTGGTCGCGGTGGTGGAGGACAAGGATCGCCTGATCTTCGCGGCCTCGCCCAACACCAACTTCATCTTGCCCCTGCGCGTGCTGGAGACGGATCAACGGCAGGCGCTGCGCGTCTTGATCGCCGATGTGCGAGCGCGAGGCGTCCTCGGCGCCGGTGTTGACTAA
- a CDS encoding aspartate aminotransferase family protein — MGVYNRAPLEVERGRGARLWATDGTEYLDCVAGISTNGLGHAHPELVQAVKDQAEKLWHVSNIFRIPGQEALADALCESSFADVVFFTNSGTEAVECALKTARKFHSANGAPERIDIYGFDGSFHGRTYGAINAAANPSYTEGFGPPMQGFHQLKWGDHEAIKAAIANPTTAAIIVEPVQGEGGCRAMPEQCLRGLRELCDEHGVLIIFDEVQCGMGRTGKLWAHEWAGMAPDIMAVAKALGGGFPIGACLASAKAAKGMTVGVHGSTFGGNPLAMAVGQKALSLIDTPETLNNVNEVAGYLKQQFAGLQERFPDVIADVRGKGLLIGIKMVPNNREFMALARDTQKLLIAGGGDNCVRLLPPLNLTLDEAREAVARFEAACEVAREKLAA; from the coding sequence ATGGGTGTCTACAATCGCGCGCCGCTGGAAGTGGAACGCGGCCGAGGCGCGCGTCTGTGGGCGACCGACGGGACCGAATATCTGGACTGCGTCGCCGGCATCTCGACCAACGGCTTGGGCCACGCCCACCCCGAACTGGTCCAGGCGGTCAAGGATCAGGCCGAGAAGCTGTGGCACGTCTCCAACATCTTCCGCATTCCGGGTCAGGAAGCGCTGGCTGACGCCCTGTGCGAATCCAGCTTCGCCGACGTGGTGTTTTTCACCAACTCGGGCACCGAAGCCGTCGAATGCGCGCTGAAGACGGCGCGCAAATTCCACTCGGCCAATGGCGCGCCTGAGCGGATCGACATCTACGGCTTCGACGGCTCGTTCCACGGTCGGACCTATGGCGCGATCAACGCCGCCGCCAACCCCAGCTATACCGAGGGCTTCGGCCCGCCGATGCAGGGCTTCCATCAGCTGAAGTGGGGCGACCATGAGGCGATCAAGGCCGCCATCGCCAACCCCACGACCGCCGCCATCATCGTCGAGCCCGTGCAGGGCGAGGGCGGCTGCCGCGCCATGCCCGAACAGTGCCTGCGGGGTCTGCGCGAACTGTGCGACGAACACGGCGTCCTGATCATCTTCGACGAGGTCCAGTGCGGCATGGGCCGGACCGGCAAGCTGTGGGCCCATGAATGGGCGGGCATGGCGCCGGACATCATGGCGGTGGCCAAGGCCCTGGGCGGCGGCTTCCCCATCGGCGCCTGCCTGGCCTCGGCCAAGGCGGCCAAGGGCATGACGGTCGGCGTTCACGGCTCGACCTTCGGCGGCAACCCCCTGGCCATGGCCGTGGGCCAGAAGGCGCTGAGCCTGATCGACACGCCCGAGACGCTGAACAACGTCAACGAGGTCGCCGGCTATCTGAAGCAGCAGTTCGCCGGCCTTCAGGAACGCTTCCCCGATGTGATCGCCGACGTGCGCGGCAAGGGCCTTCTGATCGGCATCAAGATGGTGCCGAACAATCGCGAGTTCATGGCCCTGGCGCGCGACACGCAGAAGTTGCTGATCGCGGGCGGCGGCGACAACTGCGTGCGCCTGCTGCCGCCGTTGAACCTGACGCTGGACGAGGCCCGCGAAGCCGTGGCCCGTTTCGAAGCGGCCTGCGAGGTCGCCCGCGAAAAGCTGGCGGCCTGA